The following proteins are co-located in the Polystyrenella longa genome:
- a CDS encoding COG1361 family protein, with the protein MRNGLMILTTLLLLMGGWGLLSAQSTSLDEFPDHLVPSDLDNKFFLDEVGDAALESERPGKDLRLPSSSQEKMLGVSGRNLGAGKFSGFESEFERQPVLSAQSDSGFDRSSMKTQSRQSQSFDSDTFAGPSIGVNVESSFSRSSSNRKTAFSGFGDEPKSMISQAGFEEQASPGGSMIQQVNSQEQNPFLKKAQQDNTKKVSATAPVKPEASAAELSFPSFPDFELDAKEDAEELEEADETSVTEFQIQPEVKTSAPSPSTSMLNLVPQSEDTETFDQVPSSFSAPGLTGASFAPAPWSKLTIKGPITPSVATRWINKGVLNVGQPAECELQVRNISATSVHNFLIDTVLPPHVELVSVQPETPMTNGQLSWEIDHLKGDEELSFKIKFIPRQRGPLMAEAHVRFSAMTAAAFHVEEPMLKLALEGPERVMVGEAATQIITVANPGTGVAQNVMIHAEVPDGLEHAQGKKVALPVGSLNPGEKRRVRLPLVCVAGGTQKLQISAVAESGLTEVATTSVDVIAPELALLAEGPRLRYVGRTATYRLTVNNIGSAESSNVRLLHRVPTGFNFVQADKGGKFNETTRVVQWFVGRLDQGQTTVVQVQLEATELGKGVQQFAAVSDQATRTEAVVETAVDGTPSLALEILDLDDPVEIGRETAYEIRVRNVGSKAAQQVELNCELPGGVAFKSARGPSAHKEANGVVLFKPLATLPAGETAIFRVHVVGSLAGKHNMSVELKSLDDDEPLVYQEQTQFYQD; encoded by the coding sequence ATGCGTAACGGGTTAATGATCCTGACAACATTACTTTTATTAATGGGCGGCTGGGGGTTACTCTCAGCGCAGAGCACAAGTCTGGATGAATTTCCCGATCACCTGGTGCCAAGCGATCTCGACAATAAATTCTTTCTAGACGAAGTGGGCGATGCTGCACTCGAGTCGGAACGTCCGGGAAAAGATTTGCGTCTCCCCTCGTCAAGTCAGGAGAAAATGCTTGGAGTCAGCGGACGAAATCTCGGTGCTGGTAAATTCAGTGGATTCGAATCTGAATTTGAGCGGCAACCCGTTCTGTCGGCTCAAAGCGATAGTGGATTCGATCGCTCTTCTATGAAGACTCAGTCACGGCAGTCGCAATCATTCGATTCCGATACCTTTGCGGGTCCTTCCATCGGTGTGAATGTAGAGTCCTCATTTTCTCGCTCATCATCCAATCGGAAAACAGCGTTCTCTGGATTCGGGGATGAACCGAAATCAATGATTTCCCAAGCAGGATTTGAGGAACAGGCAAGTCCTGGTGGATCGATGATTCAACAGGTCAACTCGCAGGAGCAGAACCCGTTCCTGAAAAAAGCACAACAAGACAACACAAAGAAAGTCTCCGCGACAGCTCCAGTAAAGCCGGAAGCAAGCGCGGCAGAACTTAGTTTTCCCAGCTTCCCTGATTTTGAACTCGACGCTAAAGAGGACGCTGAAGAATTGGAAGAGGCAGACGAGACGTCTGTTACTGAATTCCAAATTCAACCTGAAGTGAAAACTTCGGCACCATCACCATCTACCTCAATGCTCAATCTGGTTCCTCAGTCTGAAGACACCGAAACTTTCGATCAGGTACCGAGCTCATTCTCGGCTCCTGGTTTGACTGGGGCAAGCTTTGCTCCGGCTCCCTGGTCGAAACTGACGATCAAAGGACCGATTACTCCAAGTGTCGCGACCCGCTGGATCAACAAAGGGGTACTCAATGTCGGGCAACCGGCCGAATGTGAACTTCAGGTTCGAAATATCTCGGCGACATCCGTTCATAACTTCTTGATCGATACCGTGCTGCCTCCTCATGTGGAACTCGTCTCTGTTCAACCAGAAACTCCCATGACCAATGGTCAATTATCCTGGGAAATCGATCACTTGAAGGGTGACGAAGAGCTCTCTTTCAAAATCAAATTCATTCCACGTCAACGTGGTCCGTTAATGGCCGAAGCCCATGTCCGGTTCAGTGCGATGACGGCCGCTGCTTTTCATGTTGAAGAGCCGATGCTGAAACTGGCTCTGGAAGGGCCGGAGCGAGTGATGGTCGGAGAAGCCGCTACACAAATTATTACCGTAGCGAACCCGGGAACCGGTGTCGCCCAGAACGTGATGATTCATGCGGAGGTGCCCGATGGGCTGGAACATGCTCAAGGTAAGAAAGTGGCGTTGCCAGTGGGTTCGTTGAATCCAGGTGAGAAACGTCGCGTGCGACTTCCTCTTGTCTGTGTTGCCGGCGGAACCCAGAAATTACAAATCTCGGCGGTTGCCGAAAGCGGCCTGACGGAAGTCGCGACGACATCCGTGGATGTGATCGCTCCAGAGCTTGCTCTGCTGGCGGAAGGTCCGCGTCTACGATACGTCGGGCGTACTGCGACCTATCGACTGACTGTGAATAACATTGGTTCTGCAGAATCGAGCAACGTTCGTTTGCTGCACCGTGTCCCTACTGGATTCAATTTCGTGCAGGCGGACAAAGGGGGTAAGTTCAACGAAACCACCCGCGTAGTGCAGTGGTTCGTTGGTCGCTTGGATCAGGGCCAGACGACCGTGGTGCAGGTTCAGTTGGAAGCAACCGAACTTGGCAAAGGCGTTCAGCAGTTTGCGGCTGTCTCCGATCAGGCAACTCGGACAGAAGCTGTTGTGGAAACTGCCGTCGACGGAACACCGTCACTCGCTTTGGAGATTCTTGATCTGGACGACCCTGTCGAAATTGGTCGGGAAACTGCTTACGAAATCCGGGTCCGCAATGTCGGCTCGAAAGCGGCTCAACAAGTTGAATTGAATTGTGAACTCCCCGGAGGCGTTGCCTTCAAGTCAGCTCGCGGACCCTCGGCTCATAAAGAAGCTAACGGAGTGGTTCTCTTTAAACCGCTGGCAACATTGCCCGCCGGAGAAACTGCCATCTTCCGTGTACACGTCGTCGGCAGCTTGGCTGGTAAACACAACATGAGCGTCGAACTGAAAAGCCTCGACGACGACGAACCTCTCGTCTACCAGGAACAAACCCAGTTCTACCAGGATTGA
- the glnA gene encoding type I glutamate--ammonia ligase, whose translation MTPSEFFDFAKKHGAEMVDLKFCDLLGTWQHCSYPISTWEEDTFENGVGFDGSSIRGWQAIDCSDMLAVPDAESTKLDPFFASPTISVIADIVDPITKEKYPKDPRNVAQKGIAYLNQTGIADTCYIGPEPEFFVFDDIRFQTNQSGSMYQIDSIEAAWNSGRTEEPNLGHKPSYKGGYFPVAPIDTLNDLRAEMVKEMQKVGIVVEAHHHEVATAGQCEIDMKFEDLLKMADQFMWFKYIIKNVAKRNGRTVTFMPKPIFEDNGSGMHTHISFWKGGDPLFAGDGYAGLSEMGLHAIGGLLKHGRACLAFAAPTANSYHRLVPGFEAPVTLAMSQRNRSAAVRIPMYSPSPKAKRAEFRCPDPSANGYLTFTALMMAMIDGIQNKIDPGEPLDRDIYDMTPDELAATNVTPATLGEAMTALETGHEFLTKGDVFTQDLIDTWIAWKRDNEIDALRLRPHPYEFDMYYNC comes from the coding sequence ATGACACCTTCTGAATTCTTTGATTTCGCCAAGAAGCATGGCGCTGAAATGGTCGATCTGAAGTTCTGCGATCTGCTGGGTACGTGGCAACATTGCTCTTATCCAATCAGCACCTGGGAAGAGGATACTTTTGAAAATGGAGTAGGATTCGACGGTTCCTCAATTCGAGGTTGGCAAGCGATTGACTGTTCCGACATGCTGGCGGTGCCTGATGCGGAATCGACGAAACTCGATCCATTCTTCGCCAGCCCGACAATCAGCGTCATCGCCGATATCGTCGATCCGATCACCAAAGAAAAATACCCCAAAGACCCCCGCAACGTCGCCCAAAAAGGGATCGCCTATCTCAATCAAACAGGTATCGCCGATACTTGTTACATCGGTCCGGAACCCGAGTTCTTTGTCTTCGACGATATTCGATTCCAGACGAATCAATCCGGTTCGATGTACCAGATCGATTCTATCGAGGCAGCCTGGAACTCCGGGAGAACCGAAGAGCCGAACCTGGGGCACAAACCTAGCTACAAGGGTGGTTACTTCCCCGTTGCTCCGATTGACACGTTGAATGACTTGCGTGCCGAGATGGTCAAAGAGATGCAAAAAGTAGGCATCGTCGTCGAAGCGCATCACCATGAAGTCGCGACAGCCGGACAATGTGAGATCGATATGAAGTTCGAGGATCTGCTGAAAATGGCGGATCAATTCATGTGGTTCAAATACATTATCAAGAATGTGGCCAAACGAAATGGTCGTACCGTCACCTTCATGCCGAAGCCAATTTTTGAAGATAACGGTTCCGGAATGCATACTCATATTTCTTTCTGGAAAGGGGGCGATCCGCTCTTCGCTGGTGATGGCTATGCTGGTCTTTCTGAAATGGGACTGCACGCTATTGGAGGTCTCCTCAAGCATGGTCGCGCCTGTCTCGCCTTTGCTGCCCCCACGGCGAACTCATACCACCGGCTCGTTCCCGGATTTGAAGCCCCCGTTACATTAGCCATGTCACAACGAAACCGATCGGCAGCCGTTCGAATTCCCATGTACTCGCCCAGCCCCAAAGCGAAACGGGCCGAGTTCCGCTGCCCCGATCCCAGCGCCAACGGTTACCTGACTTTCACCGCCTTAATGATGGCAATGATCGACGGGATTCAAAATAAGATCGATCCGGGCGAACCTCTGGACCGGGACATTTATGATATGACTCCCGACGAGCTGGCTGCCACGAATGTGACTCCGGCCACATTGGGCGAAGCGATGACCGCATTGGAGACAGGCCATGAATTCCTGACCAAGGGGGACGTTTTCACTCAGGATCTGATCGATACTTGGATTGCCTGGAAACGGGACAACGAAATTGATGCTCTGCGTCTACGACCTCATCCCTACGAATTTGACATGTACTACAACTGCTAG
- a CDS encoding heavy-metal-associated domain-containing protein, producing the protein MTVQTYKTNLNCQKCINTVTPFLDSEPAIHSWSVNTNDPRKPLTITGEGVTSERVQTLVSEAGFKVLGPLPSDELSSSEQSHTDSAVSEMEDSRNWLETYFPLLLILAFLIGTVGLVEWRIGELSWSRVMGNFMGGFFLIFSFFKLLNLTGFATAYQTYDVIAKRSTGYAYAYPFIELGLGIAYLAAMFPIATNIVTAIVMLIGLAGVINALRKNQTIQCACLGTVFDLPMTIVTFFEDGIMAAMAIGMLIYHWPG; encoded by the coding sequence ATGACCGTCCAAACATATAAAACGAATTTAAATTGCCAGAAATGCATCAACACGGTTACTCCGTTTCTGGACAGTGAACCTGCAATCCATTCCTGGTCGGTGAACACGAATGATCCGCGTAAGCCGCTCACAATTACAGGGGAGGGGGTGACATCGGAGCGTGTTCAGACGCTGGTGAGCGAAGCAGGCTTCAAGGTGTTGGGTCCGCTTCCAAGTGATGAACTGTCCAGTTCTGAGCAATCGCATACTGATTCGGCTGTGAGCGAGATGGAAGATTCTCGGAACTGGTTGGAAACTTACTTTCCGCTCCTGCTGATTCTGGCGTTTCTGATTGGCACAGTTGGGCTGGTCGAATGGCGAATCGGGGAGCTCTCCTGGTCCCGAGTGATGGGGAACTTTATGGGTGGTTTTTTTCTGATCTTCTCCTTCTTTAAACTGCTGAATCTGACGGGATTTGCCACCGCCTACCAGACTTACGATGTCATTGCCAAACGCTCGACGGGTTATGCCTACGCCTACCCCTTCATCGAACTTGGCCTCGGAATCGCCTACCTGGCTGCCATGTTCCCAATCGCCACCAATATTGTGACAGCCATCGTGATGCTGATCGGACTTGCGGGAGTGATTAACGCTCTGCGGAAGAACCAGACAATCCAGTGTGCCTGTCTGGGTACGGTATTCGACCTGCCTATGACCATCGTCACCTTTTTCGAAGATGGTATTATGGCCGCGATGGCGATCGGAATGTTGATTTATCATTGGCCCGGTTAA
- the purM gene encoding phosphoribosylformylglycinamidine cyclo-ligase — protein MSQTSYKDAGVDLDLYQKAMDRLPAMMQRTRSSRVMELTGGFAGLFRLQDENHQYTDPVLVSGTDGVGTKIKVAIHAGQFNTIGIDLVAMCVNDCLCLGAEPLFFLDYLALGKDNPDLIAQLVEGVTEGCLQSQSSLLGGETAIMPDLYSEGDFDMAGFSVGVVERSRILDGSKIAAGDMVIGLASSGFHSNGYSLLRKVILEQCGFKVTDKIDELDSTVGEVLLKPTQIYTQSVQAVLKSEAGLAVHGMAHITGGGLAENIERILPEKAAINIDRSTWEPGPVYKWLNSLGKIAAAEQERVFNMGVGYCLIVAADQAEKIMQVLAEQSLTAWQIGSVSTGEKQVKLTGEFSNWS, from the coding sequence ATGTCTCAAACTTCATACAAAGACGCTGGCGTCGATCTCGATTTGTACCAGAAAGCGATGGATCGTCTCCCTGCCATGATGCAGCGAACTCGCTCCAGCCGCGTAATGGAGTTGACGGGGGGCTTCGCCGGGCTTTTCCGCCTGCAGGATGAGAATCACCAATACACGGACCCTGTACTGGTTTCAGGGACGGATGGGGTTGGCACAAAAATCAAAGTCGCAATTCACGCGGGCCAGTTTAATACGATTGGCATCGATCTCGTCGCCATGTGTGTGAACGATTGTCTCTGTCTCGGAGCGGAACCGCTCTTTTTCCTCGATTATCTCGCGCTCGGTAAAGACAACCCCGATCTCATCGCCCAACTGGTCGAAGGGGTCACCGAGGGCTGTCTGCAATCGCAGTCTTCCCTTCTAGGGGGCGAGACAGCCATCATGCCCGACTTGTATTCGGAAGGCGATTTTGACATGGCCGGCTTCAGCGTCGGTGTCGTCGAACGGTCCCGAATTCTCGACGGTTCTAAAATCGCCGCTGGCGACATGGTCATTGGACTCGCCTCCAGTGGATTTCACTCCAACGGGTACAGCCTGCTGCGAAAGGTGATTCTGGAACAATGCGGATTCAAAGTCACTGACAAAATCGACGAACTGGATTCAACCGTCGGTGAAGTTCTACTCAAACCAACACAGATCTACACCCAATCTGTGCAAGCCGTTTTGAAATCTGAAGCTGGCCTCGCCGTCCATGGCATGGCGCACATTACCGGTGGAGGACTGGCGGAAAACATCGAACGAATTCTCCCCGAAAAAGCCGCGATCAATATCGACCGCAGTACTTGGGAACCAGGACCTGTATATAAATGGTTAAATTCTCTCGGCAAAATCGCTGCCGCAGAGCAGGAGCGGGTCTTCAATATGGGCGTCGGATATTGCCTGATTGTCGCCGCTGACCAAGCTGAGAAAATTATGCAGGTCCTCGCCGAACAGAGCCTGACCGCCTGGCAGATCGGATCTGTCAGCACTGGCGAGAAACAGGTCAAATTGACGGGTGAATTCTCCAACTGGTCTTAA
- a CDS encoding ABC transporter permease: protein MSSHPSYTRVFGVFLRNALIRDMTFRGNFIVEIITRAFWFTAQLVLFELIYQSVNQINDWTRYEYFAFMATGMLINAIVETLFMPNCANFSELIRKGDLDFVLLKPIDTQFLISFEKVNLAMLNQVFLALCLLSYSLWQLETVVTVINVLLYALLIVVAVSFFYSMMLILSSTSIWFGRNQGLYDFWFYITAFARYPRSIYSGSIMGEMLQMVFSYVIPILLVVTVPARTLLGKSLEPSWLHLVAIASSIIGLYLARRIFVWSLRSYRSASS from the coding sequence ATGTCGTCCCATCCCAGTTACACGCGCGTCTTTGGAGTCTTTCTGCGAAATGCTCTAATCCGGGATATGACGTTCCGCGGAAACTTTATCGTCGAGATCATTACTCGCGCATTCTGGTTCACGGCACAACTTGTTCTGTTTGAATTGATTTACCAATCGGTGAATCAGATTAACGACTGGACGCGATACGAATATTTCGCCTTTATGGCGACCGGCATGTTAATTAATGCGATCGTTGAGACTTTATTCATGCCCAACTGCGCGAATTTCAGTGAGTTGATTCGCAAAGGAGATCTCGACTTCGTCCTGCTAAAGCCGATCGACACCCAGTTTCTCATCTCGTTTGAGAAAGTGAATCTGGCGATGTTGAATCAGGTGTTTCTTGCCCTCTGCCTGCTCTCTTATTCCCTGTGGCAACTGGAAACAGTGGTGACCGTCATCAATGTGTTACTCTACGCGCTGCTAATTGTTGTTGCGGTCTCCTTCTTTTACAGCATGATGCTGATCCTCTCCAGTACCAGCATCTGGTTCGGACGGAATCAGGGGCTGTATGACTTCTGGTTTTACATTACCGCCTTTGCCCGCTACCCGCGCAGTATTTACTCGGGGAGCATCATGGGTGAAATGTTGCAAATGGTCTTCAGTTACGTCATTCCTATTTTGCTGGTGGTAACCGTTCCAGCACGCACACTGCTGGGAAAATCATTGGAACCTTCCTGGCTGCATCTCGTTGCAATTGCCTCCTCCATCATTGGGCTTTATCTTGCCCGCCGGATTTTTGTCTGGTCTTTGCGAAGTTATCGAAGTGCCAGTAGCTAG